TGGGCTTACCCACCTAGCAGCGGCTGGTCGTATTGAAATAAAATCTGGTTAATGACAAAGATATCGTAGCGGCTGCGCGTGATGAAGTCCTCAATTATCACATCTACATCGGTCATATCCCTATCATCAATTAACCGTAGCAAAGTAACCGAAAAAGGCTCATCGAGCCTGTCAATCACATCGTTAAAGCTAGACGGCATCGACTCCGCCTGCGTGAGGACCATCATGGGATAATGGAGATGCTCTCGTGGCCGAGCTTTGCCCTCCCTGACATAGTAGCTCTCTATGTAGCTGCCGACTTCACCTTGCAAACGCTCACTAACTGCAAAATCTTCTTTGTTAGGAATGACCAAGTACACCTTCATGTCGTTGAAAAGGAGGTGGTCACGTATGGCTATGTTCGCCACGCGCAAGGCTTCCTCTCGCGGGTAGCCAGAGCTCTCGCTAGAAACCAGCGGAAAGGCAATGCTCGCGCATTCATGCTCGGCAGCATAAAAAAGTGCGTCTAAATGCGCCATGCTAAGGAGCCTCTCGCTCTCTCTGGTGTTCTCTGGGTTGTAGTTCGGCATTTAGACGCGAACCAAGTATTTTGCCAGCTGCGAGTTGCTAGGTTCTACGGTTACCTTGCCTTCCCTAAAAAGGCCCGGCTTACTTATGAAGGTGACGACTGCGTCAACCCTCATCTTGGCTATTTCCCCATGAACAATTTTAAGTGGCACAATAAGCACCTCCATGTGACACAAATATCGCCTTCACTGCAAAAAGGTCGTGCGTCAAATCACACTATCAATATGAAATCTTATCCTGCAAAAATACACCTCGTCGCAAATCGTCAAAAGCCTTCGCTAATTCCTCCTTCGTGTTCATAACGATAGGGCCGCCCCACACCACCGGCTCTGCTAGCATAGTCGAACTTACAAATAGCACCTGAGCACTTTTATCTGTTCCGCCAATTTTAACAAAATCTCCAGGAGCAAGCTTAACCGCCGTCTTTTCTCTTACCAGTTCGTCGCCTATGTAGGCGTCCCCTAAGAGGGTAAACAACATTACAGAACGCTCTCTATCAGTGTTCACGACAACCGAGGCCTTTGCATGGACATGCAAATCATAGTAGTCTAGGGGCAGATACTTGCTTAGATACCCTTGCCTGCCCTCAAATGCTCCCGCCAGCAGTCGAAGCTTGCCCCAGTCAAACTCCACTTCCTCAATTTCTGAGTTCTTGATGCTCCGATAAGCAGGCGAAACCATTTTGTCCTTGGATGGGAGATTAAGCCAGAGTTGCACACCCAGCATCCTTTCTGACGCGGGCAACCTTTCTTCATGCATAATGCCAGAACCCGCTGTCATCCACTGAACTTCGCCATTGCCTATCGTATCCTCATTGCCAAGACTATCCTTATGGGTCATAAATCCCCGATATACGTAGCTAATCGTTTCGATACCGCGATGTGGATGCAGGGGGAAGCCCGCAGTGTAGTCATCTGGATTAATACTATCAAAAGAGTCAAGCATCAAAATCGGATCGTATTCCTGTACCGTTTGATTGCCCAATACTCTAACTAGACTCACTCCGGCTCCATCCTTAGCTCTATATCCTTTAGTCTGCTGACTGATTTTTCTTTCCATGCTCTTCAGCCTCCTCTCAACTAATTCTTGCTACACGCACACAATGAGCAAGGCCGCTCTAAATAAGGACGCTATTCCCATAGATAGGTGGTCATGGTCACTGAGCCAAGCTCGCAAGCCTTATTGTACACGTTGACCTTGCTGTCATCATCCACCGCTCCGAGCACATACAGTAGTAGGTAGAAATGGTCAGGCGTTGGCACTGCCAGCTTGGCGCTACTGCCACCCCCATCAAAGTTTATAACATTGGCACGATTATGCTTCATGATGTTATCGTAAATATAATCGTCAAATTCGTATGCCCAATCAAATCCTTGCTCTGCTTTATTCCAATCTAGCAATCGTAAATTGTGCACGATATTGCCAGTGCCAAATATCAGAACACCACTTTCTCTTAAGGCTCGTAACTCCTTGCCGATTTGATAATGCTCTTGTGGAGACGCCTGCGAATCTATACTGATTTGAAAAACAGGCATATCTTTCTCTGGGTACATGCGCACTAAAACTGACCAAGTCCCATGGTCAATACCCCATGAGCTGTCATACTCTGTTTCGCGCGAAATCAATTCCTTAGCGGCTCTAGCCATACCGCTGCCACCCTCAGGGCTATACGTTACTTGATACAGCTCCGGCGGAAAACCGTTCATATCGTAGATTGTCTTGGGGTTATCCTGATTCATAATTTTGGTCCCTTTTGTATACCAGTGCGCTGAAACAGAAAGTATCGCCTCTGGTCTGGCAATCCTTTAAGCTAACATTCTCCAGGTTCTAGTGTGCTGGTTGTCTAGAAGAGCATTCATCGGGGACCCATGTCCGACAAAGAGAACCGGCATCTTAGACATCTGCTTTCACCTTCCCTTTTTGCTTGGTGGACAGAGAAGCAAAAGTCATCAGGGGTCAACACGTCCCCCTAGCAAAAAAGGAGGGACACCTAAAAATGTCCACTCCTTTTGCTTTACTTAGCGTGTTGCTTTTTCTTTCGGCTTACTTAAACTCTTTGGATGCTGCATTCATTGAAGATGAGCGGAAGGTGATTTTCTTGATCGGCATCTTGTCTTTCAGAAGTTCGTAGAAAAGCTCGATAAGGTTCTCGCAAGTAGAAACCTTCTTAGTTACTACTATCCTGTATTCTGGATATGACCAGGCTAGCGGGTGATCGATCTTTTTCAACGGGATACAGTTTTCGGGGTCATTATGAATGCCCTCTTTTTTGTACACAGCGAGCACCGCTTCAAGGAGAGGGTCGCCCTCTTGGAACAATGTGGCGTGGTGGAAATGGTCACAGACTTCCCAGGCTTTTTTGACTGCGTCTTTGCAGGAGTGGGCGAACCCTGTTACCGGATCAACAGTGTCTTCAAGCTCAATGGTCAAAAGGCCGGAATGCCCATGAAGATGCTTCGCTTCTCTTGGCCAGTCCATAAACCTATGCGCGTACTGAAAATCGAGGTTCGCGATTGAAGTGTACTTGTCGTTTGGCAAGATACTTTCCTCCTTTAATTGGTTTTACTTATATTTGAAAGGCATCGCGGACAGATACCTTTGAAATATACATTTTTGTCATCGATTTTGAAGCTAGCCAAATCTTCGCTCACTAGCATGTCAACATTGATGCGGAAGTTATATATCGTCTCACAGGCTTCACATTTAAAGTGCCCATGGTCTTCAACTATAATGTCGTACCTGACTTCATTATCATTAATCGAAAGCACCCTTACTAATCCTGCTCCGGCTAAAGTTCGCAAGGAACTATAAACAGTAGATCTAGAAAGCGTTGGTATAACTTTTTTAAGCTCTCTATAAATCTGGTCAGCAGTTGGGTGGCATTGATTTTGATGAAGATGCTCTAGTATCTTCACACGCTGGTGGGAAAGATTTATCCCTTGTCGGCTGATCTCTTTCTTTAATTCTTCAAATGATGGCTTCAATACATTCACCACCTGCATCTTACAGCCTTATAAATGTATCTTGCATATTAAGTTGTATCGGTTACGATTTCAGTATATACAAACAAAATAAAAACCGCAATAGATTCCATAAGATTTGTCGTCGCATGTGTCCTACCTCTTGATGTACTCACACCGCGGGCAACTCGAGCAACCCCAAAACTCGCCGTACCTGCTACTGCGCTTAACGAGTTTAGAATTGTATCCTTTCGCGGCACACTGTGGGCATTGCCCAGGCGCGACGTCTAATTGCAAACTGGCAAGGGAGTTTCGTGAAATTGGCGGAGTAGACCTGGGATTAGGCTTGTTTTCCTCTGCGGCGGGCTCCAAGTTACGGGTTACTTCTGCTGCCAGCTCGGCGCCTTCGAAACGTCGCATTTGCTCGCCGGTGTCGCGGTGGCTAAGTACATTCAGGCTGCCTTCCCAAACTATGCGGTCATCGATAATGGCAATCTTCTGGTGCATTCCCTTTCTCTCGATAACCTGAACACCAAGGTGCTTAAGCTTTTCAATGACAATCTTGGCCTGCTCAGCTAAATTTGTGCCCTGTTCTAGAGGTGGCTGGCAATGAACCCGAACCTCCACTTTACGGCTCAAGAATGCCTGGAACAGGTCAGTCAACCTGCTCACCCGGGTGACTCCAGTAAAGGGACTATATAGGGTCACTGAACTTGAGGCAGCCTTTAGGTCATGCAAGAATGCTGGCCAGAAGTCTTTATCGTTATGCTGTCGTCCTGACATGGCTAGGAGGGTCACCCCAAGCAAGTCCTCCGAGTACTGCACAAAATCGTGCGCTGCATATTCGTCTAAAAGGCCGTCGGGACCAATAGTTGTTCCAGTTTTTTCGAAGTAACTGATCACCATATTAAACTGTACCCTATAGATCGGACAGCAATCGATTTTCAAAACCCTTTCATTACAAGAGAGTTGCGGTGAACCCCACAAACTAGACACCTTAGAACTCGTTTTCGCTCTGTTTTTTTGCAGTATTTCGCGCGCAAGTCTTATACGGCAAGAAAGCACGCTAAGG
This window of the Bacillota bacterium genome carries:
- a CDS encoding topoisomerase DNA-binding C4 zinc finger domain-containing protein; translation: MVISYFEKTGTTIGPDGLLDEYAAHDFVQYSEDLLGVTLLAMSGRQHNDKDFWPAFLHDLKAASSSVTLYSPFTGVTRVSRLTDLFQAFLSRKVEVRVHCQPPLEQGTNLAEQAKIVIEKLKHLGVQVIERKGMHQKIAIIDDRIVWEGSLNVLSHRDTGEQMRRFEGAELAAEVTRNLEPAAEENKPNPRSTPPISRNSLASLQLDVAPGQCPQCAAKGYNSKLVKRSSRYGEFWGCSSCPRCEYIKR
- a CDS encoding macro domain-containing protein, producing MPNYNPENTRESERLLSMAHLDALFYAAEHECASIAFPLVSSESSGYPREEALRVANIAIRDHLLFNDMKVYLVIPNKEDFAVSERLQGEVGSYIESYYVREGKARPREHLHYPMMVLTQAESMPSSFNDVIDRLDEPFSVTLLRLIDDRDMTDVDVIIEDFITRSRYDIFVINQILFQYDQPLLGG
- a CDS encoding pirin family protein gives rise to the protein MERKISQQTKGYRAKDGAGVSLVRVLGNQTVQEYDPILMLDSFDSINPDDYTAGFPLHPHRGIETISYVYRGFMTHKDSLGNEDTIGNGEVQWMTAGSGIMHEERLPASERMLGVQLWLNLPSKDKMVSPAYRSIKNSEIEEVEFDWGKLRLLAGAFEGRQGYLSKYLPLDYYDLHVHAKASVVVNTDRERSVMLFTLLGDAYIGDELVREKTAVKLAPGDFVKIGGTDKSAQVLFVSSTMLAEPVVWGGPIVMNTKEELAKAFDDLRRGVFLQDKISY
- a CDS encoding 6-carboxytetrahydropterin synthase — its product is MDWPREAKHLHGHSGLLTIELEDTVDPVTGFAHSCKDAVKKAWEVCDHFHHATLFQEGDPLLEAVLAVYKKEGIHNDPENCIPLKKIDHPLAWSYPEYRIVVTKKVSTCENLIELFYELLKDKMPIKKITFRSSSMNAASKEFK
- a CDS encoding transcriptional repressor, which encodes MKPSFEELKKEISRQGINLSHQRVKILEHLHQNQCHPTADQIYRELKKVIPTLSRSTVYSSLRTLAGAGLVRVLSINDNEVRYDIIVEDHGHFKCEACETIYNFRINVDMLVSEDLASFKIDDKNVYFKGICPRCLSNISKTN